The Klebsiella quasivariicola region TTATTATTAACCCTTTTCGCCAGACCACCGTCTCCCCGCCGGAAGCCGCGTCCGGCGATGAGCTGCCCGCCCTGCCGCTGGATCTGCGTGATTTTCAGCTCCAGCAGGAAAAACGCCTGCTCCAGCGGAGTCTGGAGCAGGCGAAGTATCATCAGAAGCAGGCGGCGACGCTGCTGGGGTTAACCTATCACCAGCTCCGCGCCCTGCTGAAAAAGCATCAGCTGTGAGAGGCGCGCGGCAGCAGCAGCGCGCTCACCGCCATCGCCCCCAGACATAAGGCGGCGTTAAACCACAGGGCATACTGGGCGGCATGGGCCATGCCCAGTGGTAAAAACAGCGCAAAAAGTGACGCCGTCACGGCGATACCCATCGCCCCGCCCAGCGAGCTGCCCATCTTGTAGATCCCTGAAGCGACGCCGATTTTGTTCTCCGGCGCGTTGGCTACCACCGTATCCGTTGACGGCGTGGCGTAGCAGCCCAGCCCGAGGCCAAACAGCACATTGCTGCCGAACACCACCCCGATATACAGCGCCTTATCAAGAAAAGTACAGGATATCAGCGCGATGGCGATGGCGGTCAGCACCGGCCCGGCCATCATCGGCAGCCTGGCGCCATAGCGCTGCAGCAGCTTCTCGCCGACCCGGATCATCGCCAGGACGGTCACCAGATAGCCGAGGGTCATCATCCCGCTCTCCAGCGGCGTCAGGTGGTGCCCCTGCTGCAGCCAGATGCTGGCGATCATCATCGTGCCAATCGCCCCGTTGAGCAGAAAGTTCGACAGCACTGCCGCGCCGTAGGCCCGGTTACGAAACAGCGCAAAATCAATCAGCGCCGCCTCGCCTTTGCGCAAACCGCTACGGATAAATACCGCACCGGCCGCCAGCGCCCCGACCAGCATGGTCAACGACAGCGGGCTGCTCCAGCCCCAACCGTGGCCCTTGCTGATAAACAAATTCACCAGCACCAGGGCGGCAATCAGGCTCAACAGACCGCCAACGTCCAGCTTATGCTGACTGGCGCTGGCGCTACGGCTCTCCGGCGTACCGC contains the following coding sequences:
- a CDS encoding MFS transporter — encoded protein: MSTVTISDTPFVGNDRLLVGIVLSVLTFWLFAQSVINVVPAMKSSLDISLETLTLAVSLSALFSGCFVVASGGLADKFGRMRMTTLGLGLSIVGSAMLVLAQGPGLFLAGRVLQGLSAACIMPATLALIKTWYEGRARQRAVSFWVIGSWGGSGLCSFVGGAIATGLGWRWIFVFSIAVALLALFLLRGTPESRSASASQHKLDVGGLLSLIAALVLVNLFISKGHGWGWSSPLSLTMLVGALAAGAVFIRSGLRKGEAALIDFALFRNRAYGAAVLSNFLLNGAIGTMMIASIWLQQGHHLTPLESGMMTLGYLVTVLAMIRVGEKLLQRYGARLPMMAGPVLTAIAIALISCTFLDKALYIGVVFGSNVLFGLGLGCYATPSTDTVVANAPENKIGVASGIYKMGSSLGGAMGIAVTASLFALFLPLGMAHAAQYALWFNAALCLGAMAVSALLLPRASHS